A single genomic interval of Calypte anna isolate BGI_N300 chromosome 3, bCalAnn1_v1.p, whole genome shotgun sequence harbors:
- the LRATD1 gene encoding protein LRATD1 isoform X2, producing MGNQLDRITHLNYSELPTGDPSGIEKDELRVGVAYFFSDEEEDLDERGQPDKYGVKGSGSPDQETPTHHLHHQLVLNETQFSAFRGQECIFSKVSSGPQAGDLSVYSVSALPALCKPGDLLELLYLGSSEHPPPHWAVYVGSGQIIHLHQGQIRQDSLYDAAAGNVGRVVNSWYRFRPLVAELVVQNACGHLGLKSDEICWTNSESFAAWCRFGKREFKAGGELQAAADTQHQQQYYLKIHLAENKVHTISVLSY from the exons ATGGGAAATCAACTGGATCGCATCACCCACCTGAATTACAGCGAGCTGCCGACCGGGGACCCCTCGGGGATCGAGAAAGACGAGCTGCGCGTCGGGGTGGCTTACTTCTTTTCGGATGAGGAAGAGGACCTGGACGAGCGAGGCCAGCCAGACAAGTACGGTGTGAAGGGCTCCGGCAGCCCTGACCAGGAGACGCCCAcccaccacctccaccaccaGCTGGTGCTGAACGAGACCCAGTTCTCCGCTTTCCGCGGCCAGGAATGCATCTTCTCCAAGGTCAGCAGCGGCCCCCAGGCTGGGGACCTCAGCGTCTACTCGGTgtcagccctgcctgccctctgcaAGCCGGGGGacctgctggagctgctctaCCTGGGGTCATCGGAGCATCCGCCGCCGCACTGGGCAGTGTACGTGGGCAGCGGGCAGATCATCCATCTGCACCAGGGGCAAATCCGGCAGGACAGCTTGTACGACGCGGCCGCGGGCAACGTGGGCCGGGTGGTGAATAGTTGGTACCGCTTTCGCCCGCTGGTGGCTGAGCTGGTGGTGCAAAACGCCTGCGGGCACCTGGGCTTAAAAAGCGACGAGATCTGCTGGACTAACTCGGAGAGCTTCGCCGCCTGGTGCCGGTTCGGGAAAAGGGAGTTCAAAGCCGggggggagctgcaggctgctgccgacacccagcaccagcagcaatACTATCTCAAGATCCACTTGGCGGAGAACAAGGTGCACACG atttcagTCCTGAGTTACTGA
- the LRATD1 gene encoding protein LRATD1 isoform X1 — MGNQLDRITHLNYSELPTGDPSGIEKDELRVGVAYFFSDEEEDLDERGQPDKYGVKGSGSPDQETPTHHLHHQLVLNETQFSAFRGQECIFSKVSSGPQAGDLSVYSVSALPALCKPGDLLELLYLGSSEHPPPHWAVYVGSGQIIHLHQGQIRQDSLYDAAAGNVGRVVNSWYRFRPLVAELVVQNACGHLGLKSDEICWTNSESFAAWCRFGKREFKAGGELQAAADTQHQQQYYLKIHLAENKVHTVRFHSLEDLIREKRRIDASGKLRVIKDLAIVDGKE, encoded by the coding sequence ATGGGAAATCAACTGGATCGCATCACCCACCTGAATTACAGCGAGCTGCCGACCGGGGACCCCTCGGGGATCGAGAAAGACGAGCTGCGCGTCGGGGTGGCTTACTTCTTTTCGGATGAGGAAGAGGACCTGGACGAGCGAGGCCAGCCAGACAAGTACGGTGTGAAGGGCTCCGGCAGCCCTGACCAGGAGACGCCCAcccaccacctccaccaccaGCTGGTGCTGAACGAGACCCAGTTCTCCGCTTTCCGCGGCCAGGAATGCATCTTCTCCAAGGTCAGCAGCGGCCCCCAGGCTGGGGACCTCAGCGTCTACTCGGTgtcagccctgcctgccctctgcaAGCCGGGGGacctgctggagctgctctaCCTGGGGTCATCGGAGCATCCGCCGCCGCACTGGGCAGTGTACGTGGGCAGCGGGCAGATCATCCATCTGCACCAGGGGCAAATCCGGCAGGACAGCTTGTACGACGCGGCCGCGGGCAACGTGGGCCGGGTGGTGAATAGTTGGTACCGCTTTCGCCCGCTGGTGGCTGAGCTGGTGGTGCAAAACGCCTGCGGGCACCTGGGCTTAAAAAGCGACGAGATCTGCTGGACTAACTCGGAGAGCTTCGCCGCCTGGTGCCGGTTCGGGAAAAGGGAGTTCAAAGCCGggggggagctgcaggctgctgccgacacccagcaccagcagcaatACTATCTCAAGATCCACTTGGCGGAGAACAAGGTGCACACGGTGAGGTTCCACAGCCTGGAGGATCTAATACGAGAGAAGCGCAGGATCGATGCCAGTGGCAAACTGAGGGTGATCAAAGACCTGGCTATAGTGGATGGGAAAGAATAG